A single genomic interval of Chitinophaga sp. 180180018-3 harbors:
- a CDS encoding RHS repeat-associated core domain-containing protein: protein MFKYIIRISTVLLLICMTAGRSLAAIEPYLQKIQGSLKKGDTLIVKDEKFENPAYNWNAIRNNSVLNTIVFKLNNESLQDIKQSFSCKADLKVEYWSQPNQDQPITIEHVKLEINYDTAVGAVFQPAAQYDFSNAYKVKITINDISSQELKELPAIFTLQAQVVVNRDYLPQGSQALIPTVSLVQDPAPGSGSAVRAMAAIVPGANAVNVNWDLVPGAQKYDLEWTFVDEESANGAILAQSGTGTTAAVLATMFRNNSTRITVDGHSYTISLVNNNKYLLLRIRTVDQSTGLRTEGPWSYQIQSDGIVSSGVVTLPVSWHQPGLNWQYDATYAEDGKKKEVVSYFDGTLRNRQTVTASNTDTVSIVQENIYDQFGRPVANILPAPAGSGILTFFPAFNRNANGTAYTYNNIFRNLTGACIGLPDSLRSDTGAANYYSPRSRFLATSPFSKYTPDAEGYPFAVTSYTPDNTGRVAVKGGVGAAMQPNVTTSDNHTTRYYYGKPEQWELDRMFGSDAGFADHYLKNMVIDPNGQISISYVNSSGKTIATALTGNPPDTSLLALPSKPAPVKKSVVLLQPDRFVFDPVTLKLTATTTYLASVPDASASFTFSIDRLIKKYVQNGVTICSNCYYDVKVSMSNDCNQKILDISNIKRGSTLSDCNLTTNIDTTFTAPLNKIGEYYITFELALNKDVIENYTSDFISRNTNLKTQFQFVMEQLKKENFSSCFAECTTCRETLGARPDFMKSLKTRMQADGVDTLANWATIDSWTGGLYDALYSNCLVLRASCLSSPCDRLKAVLVQDVSPGGQFALFAADGTPLEANINVINQYWRTVFPASTPTTAQYEANKVMLPDGNYVTPYDPSFTLKDLLTYWQPQWGELFLAYHPERCALDFCNNNASYKTWDQRVAELWTSTADIPLIKAGLAYDVNNGSWLLNADPFFLAGGAGAGYQAEFKSELDNYSTRVMGSRSGMNVKHLSQYVDYRLYCANASGSTNTGGGADDIARWNQCAPVASCRVPDREWKAYVDLYLQAKEKYYQRLMDATTCNGKCKVGAATVIDPTNTPQPPVPYRTCADFNVSMFSRTGNRFPVTFYPPANIPIPPGLDIQLVLTLKNDPGYPIPNEWFVDFTAQNPGPQTIDLGPGYAITKVQLFCSGTPTNPPPACPVEYFNKQSRVNNTNYSETVSSNAAPWVAQGGDSLKTQIQRSCDAVIDNWIAKLAGCSMYTSLPAATQQTFRTRLTEICTLGGDTTHIYGSRTTLNGRTNTDGDASFDQVFRRYLGVSYTLTCNPWIMDAPYPANVKAQTVSREVGATDPDICTKLNALKQEQQSTQPGVTFYNFLASKFGSGMNISTVELDALLKGCNNCRYLLDRDIKLPAFLDGTAKGSITGAEFQAAKSDFTAALGAVNTQDRNYKNVFRNFMNLRFGFTLSYVDYDNYGKILQSNPSATLCNDPVYTSAPQDPYACVYSLVDGTISAANRMYSQYIDSVKQDFRQQYVNVCSGAHPKVTLNTSQQIYHYTLYYYDQAGNLLRTVPPEGVSLIEDTDKLDQIDRARRADFSQCSYNGPLNNTDPVATMDKLGTALTGPNQSVEMWLYNPDGGSTQVLANAGGKAYVNVCINGSYLNADIYKLSMLGAGTVDIPASNGITVNIASLLPLDQWTHVVLQGPDLDSSGIVSVFVNGVNCPVVNNVIVGDCGWDITSSPTSVTFGQNQAYVKQLRMYKRLLTSNEIAANAKEMCLGLAPAYSAGLLRDTIGWGRFNTPAPGSATTVPDQGTIEVKASSIYPQHRLTTDYAYNSLGQVVQQNSPDANTSYFWYDQKGRLVASVNANQYTEPNRYSYTKYDNQGRIVEVGEKRNTTNIGNPGFVPDATLQLFNNNGTKSQITKTTYDVPIAGITPQRNLRKRVSASEYMETDGTVEEGTYYSYDLPGNVETIWQKLYGLYEMKKIDYNYDLVSGKVNALRYQYARPDQFFYNYDYDAENRITKASSGIAHAGDGWKINIPATDAMYYYYKHGPLARTRIGDNVVQGVDYAYTLQGWLKAINGTHLSPLNEIGQDGQPGTRNSTFAKDAMAYTLDYYTGDYKPIGGTNANALGMKYASNTSDITGQNLFNGNISRTTVALSKFNSGNPVGYSYRYDQLNRLVRMRQHQPAGSATTWGLSDRKEVFGEDISYDGNGNILGYLRRGDNTARPVMDSLSYYYPRDAAGNLISNRLRHIRDTVSADAYQSDIDNMVVDNYGYDQIGNLVRDNDANIGNITWSIYGKIKSINFNDNSSLLYKYDAGGNRIYKEYTKSGVITRTWYVRDAQGNTLAVYGNKNGDNGTYWKEQHLYGSSRLGMWLPEMSVTGAVGNASVLWNQGNLKRYELSNHLGNEMAVISDQQASGNATVYNMTDYAPFGMQMVGRKWSAAGGYRYGFNGKENDNEVKGEGNQQDYGFRIYDPRVGRFLSVDPLSKKYPWYTPYQFAGNTPIQAIDLDGAEEWMMQQAFATKRKAELKIAQAEQIARDKTRILTTIPENHIMMKIDGVIQMGPESVVLRNAAIAKQRYDEALASSITGPFGAAGYLIGGDESAFKWSTVDHIMMSFGGIPAGNSSVFPHESEIGPARFTPYTEARANRFFGKLDPLVRTVAEAIENSMPNSVLAVEREIKDQRTGRTLTDFDIELNNYIIEVNNGSATGKFAQIRDRIQPHTNKEVILFSPKMGGSVEKSMKANNIRAFRDLKSLIEYVTPKQK from the coding sequence TTGTTCAAATATATAATCAGAATATCCACAGTGTTGCTGCTGATCTGCATGACAGCAGGCAGAAGTCTTGCTGCGATAGAGCCCTACCTGCAAAAGATACAGGGCAGCCTGAAAAAGGGGGATACACTTATTGTAAAAGATGAGAAATTTGAAAACCCCGCCTATAACTGGAATGCTATCCGTAATAATTCAGTGCTGAATACAATTGTATTTAAACTCAACAATGAATCGTTACAGGATATCAAACAATCTTTTTCCTGTAAGGCCGATCTGAAAGTAGAATACTGGAGTCAGCCGAATCAGGATCAGCCGATTACGATAGAACATGTGAAGCTTGAAATTAATTACGATACTGCTGTGGGGGCTGTGTTTCAGCCGGCAGCACAGTACGATTTCAGCAATGCATATAAAGTAAAGATAACTATCAATGATATCAGCAGCCAGGAGTTAAAAGAATTGCCGGCGATATTTACACTACAGGCACAGGTGGTAGTGAACCGGGATTATTTGCCACAGGGCAGCCAGGCGCTGATTCCTACGGTATCCCTGGTACAGGATCCCGCCCCAGGCAGTGGTAGTGCTGTGCGCGCTATGGCGGCCATTGTGCCGGGAGCGAATGCAGTGAACGTTAATTGGGATCTGGTGCCCGGTGCGCAGAAATATGATCTTGAGTGGACTTTTGTTGATGAAGAATCTGCCAATGGCGCTATACTTGCCCAATCAGGAACGGGAACAACGGCCGCAGTACTGGCAACGATGTTTCGTAATAATTCCACCCGTATAACGGTGGATGGGCATAGTTATACCATATCGCTGGTGAATAATAATAAATACCTGTTACTGCGTATACGTACAGTGGATCAAAGCACTGGTCTGCGTACAGAAGGACCGTGGAGTTACCAGATTCAGTCCGATGGTATTGTATCTTCCGGGGTGGTTACTCTACCGGTTTCCTGGCATCAACCAGGATTAAACTGGCAATATGATGCCACTTATGCAGAAGACGGGAAGAAGAAAGAGGTAGTGAGTTATTTTGATGGAACATTGCGCAACAGGCAAACAGTAACAGCGAGCAACACAGACACTGTTTCTATTGTACAGGAAAACATCTATGATCAGTTTGGACGACCGGTAGCCAATATTCTGCCTGCTCCTGCCGGATCGGGGATACTGACTTTTTTCCCGGCATTTAATAGAAATGCTAACGGTACCGCATATACGTATAACAATATATTCAGGAATCTCACGGGAGCTTGTATTGGATTACCGGATAGCCTGCGATCAGATACCGGTGCGGCCAATTATTACTCTCCCCGTAGCCGTTTCCTGGCAACTAGTCCATTCAGTAAATATACTCCGGATGCAGAAGGATATCCGTTTGCAGTTACTTCATATACACCGGATAACACCGGGAGGGTTGCAGTAAAAGGTGGTGTGGGAGCGGCTATGCAGCCAAACGTCACAACATCAGATAATCACACTACCCGTTATTATTATGGAAAGCCGGAGCAGTGGGAGCTGGATAGAATGTTCGGCAGCGATGCCGGGTTTGCAGATCATTATCTGAAAAACATGGTAATAGATCCGAACGGGCAGATCAGCATCAGTTATGTGAATTCTTCGGGAAAAACTATCGCCACGGCCCTGACCGGCAACCCGCCGGATACATCTCTGCTGGCGTTGCCTTCGAAGCCTGCACCGGTGAAGAAAAGCGTGGTGCTGCTGCAGCCGGACAGGTTTGTATTTGATCCGGTTACGCTGAAGTTAACAGCTACCACCACTTACCTGGCATCTGTGCCGGATGCTTCGGCTTCGTTTACTTTCAGCATAGACAGGCTGATAAAGAAGTACGTTCAGAATGGCGTTACCATCTGTAGTAATTGTTATTATGATGTAAAGGTTTCCATGAGTAATGATTGTAACCAGAAAATACTGGATATCTCGAATATAAAGCGGGGTAGTACATTGTCGGACTGCAATCTCACTACTAACATCGATACCACTTTTACAGCGCCGTTGAATAAGATAGGAGAGTATTATATCACTTTTGAACTGGCCCTTAACAAGGACGTAATAGAGAATTACACCAGCGATTTCATCTCCCGTAATACTAACCTGAAAACGCAATTCCAGTTTGTGATGGAGCAACTGAAGAAAGAAAATTTTTCCAGTTGTTTTGCAGAATGCACGACCTGTAGGGAGACATTAGGTGCAAGGCCGGATTTTATGAAAAGTCTGAAAACCAGGATGCAGGCTGATGGAGTGGATACGCTGGCGAATTGGGCGACGATAGATAGCTGGACGGGAGGTTTATATGATGCGTTGTACAGTAACTGTCTTGTGTTGAGAGCATCGTGTTTATCCTCTCCGTGCGACAGGCTGAAAGCAGTATTAGTGCAGGATGTAAGTCCCGGCGGACAGTTTGCGTTGTTCGCTGCAGATGGTACTCCCCTGGAAGCAAACATCAACGTGATCAACCAATACTGGCGTACAGTGTTTCCTGCCAGTACGCCAACAACAGCACAATACGAAGCCAATAAAGTAATGCTGCCGGATGGAAACTATGTAACGCCTTATGATCCGTCGTTTACATTAAAAGATTTGCTTACGTACTGGCAGCCTCAATGGGGAGAATTATTCCTGGCATATCATCCGGAAAGGTGCGCCCTGGATTTCTGTAATAACAATGCTTCGTATAAAACATGGGACCAGCGGGTGGCTGAGCTGTGGACATCTACGGCTGATATTCCGCTGATTAAGGCGGGGCTGGCCTATGATGTGAATAATGGTTCCTGGTTGTTGAATGCAGACCCGTTCTTCCTGGCTGGTGGTGCGGGAGCCGGGTATCAGGCAGAATTTAAATCGGAGCTGGATAATTACTCAACACGAGTAATGGGAAGCCGCAGCGGGATGAACGTTAAGCATCTTTCCCAGTATGTGGATTATCGTTTGTATTGTGCCAATGCTTCAGGCAGTACTAATACCGGTGGCGGGGCAGATGATATTGCCAGATGGAACCAGTGTGCTCCGGTTGCCAGCTGCCGCGTACCGGACAGGGAGTGGAAAGCTTATGTGGATCTGTATCTGCAGGCGAAAGAGAAGTATTATCAGCGGTTGATGGATGCAACGACCTGTAACGGGAAGTGTAAAGTAGGTGCTGCGACGGTGATAGATCCGACGAATACGCCGCAGCCGCCGGTGCCGTATAGGACATGTGCGGATTTTAATGTGTCGATGTTTAGTAGAACGGGTAATCGGTTCCCGGTTACCTTCTATCCACCAGCGAATATTCCTATTCCTCCCGGGTTAGATATTCAGCTTGTGTTGACACTAAAGAATGATCCGGGATACCCAATACCAAATGAATGGTTCGTCGATTTTACAGCCCAAAACCCCGGACCTCAAACTATTGATTTGGGACCGGGATATGCTATCACGAAAGTTCAACTTTTTTGTTCCGGTACCCCTACCAATCCACCACCTGCCTGTCCGGTAGAATACTTCAACAAACAAAGCCGCGTTAACAACACTAACTACAGCGAAACGGTATCCTCCAACGCAGCGCCCTGGGTGGCACAGGGAGGAGATTCGTTAAAAACGCAAATACAACGGAGCTGCGATGCCGTAATAGATAACTGGATTGCGAAACTGGCGGGTTGCAGCATGTATACAAGTTTGCCCGCGGCCACGCAGCAAACTTTCCGGACCAGGCTTACAGAGATCTGTACACTGGGTGGTGATACCACGCATATATACGGTTCCAGAACTACCCTGAACGGAAGAACCAATACTGACGGTGATGCCTCCTTTGACCAGGTATTCCGCCGTTATCTGGGTGTGTCGTATACGCTAACCTGTAATCCATGGATCATGGATGCACCCTATCCGGCTAACGTGAAAGCACAAACGGTTTCACGGGAGGTAGGTGCCACAGACCCTGACATATGTACGAAATTGAATGCCCTGAAGCAGGAACAGCAAAGCACACAACCGGGAGTTACCTTCTATAACTTCCTGGCCAGCAAGTTCGGAAGCGGTATGAATATCAGTACTGTTGAGCTGGATGCATTGCTGAAAGGCTGCAACAATTGCCGCTACCTGCTGGACAGAGATATAAAACTCCCGGCATTCCTGGACGGAACGGCCAAGGGAAGTATTACCGGTGCTGAGTTTCAGGCTGCAAAAAGTGATTTCACTGCAGCATTGGGAGCTGTTAATACGCAGGATCGCAATTATAAAAACGTATTCCGGAATTTCATGAATCTGCGGTTTGGATTTACGTTGTCGTACGTAGACTATGACAACTACGGCAAAATATTGCAAAGTAATCCATCTGCCACCTTATGCAATGATCCGGTATATACAAGCGCACCGCAGGATCCCTATGCCTGTGTGTATAGCCTCGTAGATGGGACCATCAGTGCAGCGAACAGGATGTACAGCCAGTATATTGATTCCGTGAAGCAGGACTTCCGCCAGCAGTACGTGAATGTTTGCAGTGGTGCGCATCCGAAAGTTACGCTCAATACCTCGCAGCAGATCTATCATTACACCCTGTATTATTACGATCAGGCCGGTAACCTCCTAAGAACAGTGCCTCCGGAAGGAGTATCCCTGATCGAGGATACGGACAAACTGGATCAGATAGACCGTGCACGCCGGGCAGATTTCAGCCAGTGTTCGTATAACGGACCGCTGAACAATACTGATCCTGTTGCTACGATGGATAAGCTGGGTACCGCGCTCACAGGGCCTAATCAGTCGGTAGAAATGTGGCTGTATAATCCGGATGGAGGATCAACGCAGGTACTCGCTAATGCTGGCGGAAAGGCTTATGTGAATGTTTGTATAAATGGTAGTTATCTGAATGCAGATATCTATAAACTCAGTATGCTGGGTGCAGGTACCGTGGATATTCCTGCTTCCAATGGAATAACAGTTAATATTGCCAGCTTATTGCCACTGGACCAATGGACTCATGTTGTGCTGCAGGGCCCGGATCTTGACAGCAGTGGAATTGTCAGTGTATTTGTCAATGGGGTAAACTGTCCGGTAGTTAATAACGTAATTGTCGGCGATTGCGGCTGGGATATTACTTCATCCCCCACTAGCGTAACTTTTGGCCAGAATCAGGCATATGTGAAGCAATTGAGGATGTACAAGCGCCTGCTCACCAGCAATGAGATTGCCGCTAATGCGAAGGAAATGTGTTTGGGCCTGGCGCCAGCCTATAGTGCAGGCCTACTTCGGGATACCATCGGATGGGGAAGGTTTAATACGCCGGCACCGGGATCAGCTACAACGGTGCCCGATCAGGGAACTATAGAAGTAAAAGCATCATCGATATACCCTCAGCACCGGCTTACTACGGATTATGCCTATAACTCTTTAGGACAGGTGGTGCAGCAGAACAGCCCGGATGCTAATACCAGCTATTTCTGGTATGATCAGAAAGGTCGTTTGGTGGCGTCAGTAAATGCTAATCAATATACTGAGCCTAACAGGTATAGTTATACGAAATACGATAACCAGGGCCGCATTGTAGAGGTAGGCGAAAAAAGAAATACTACTAATATCGGTAACCCTGGATTTGTACCCGATGCAACACTGCAGCTGTTTAACAATAATGGTACAAAGAGCCAGATTACCAAAACTACGTATGATGTACCGATCGCTGGAATAACTCCTCAGCGGAATCTCCGCAAGCGGGTATCTGCCAGCGAATACATGGAAACAGATGGCACTGTGGAAGAAGGCACTTACTACAGTTATGATTTGCCTGGAAATGTGGAAACGATATGGCAGAAGTTGTACGGCCTGTACGAAATGAAGAAGATCGATTACAATTACGATCTTGTAAGCGGCAAGGTCAATGCATTGCGTTATCAGTACGCCCGGCCGGACCAGTTCTTTTATAATTACGACTATGATGCTGAGAACCGGATCACTAAAGCCAGCAGCGGTATAGCCCATGCCGGCGATGGCTGGAAGATCAATATCCCGGCTACAGATGCCATGTATTATTACTACAAGCATGGCCCGCTGGCCCGTACTCGTATAGGCGATAACGTAGTACAGGGAGTAGACTATGCCTACACCCTGCAAGGATGGTTGAAAGCAATCAATGGTACTCACTTGTCGCCATTAAATGAAATCGGTCAGGATGGACAGCCCGGTACCCGTAACAGTACATTCGCCAAAGATGCCATGGCCTATACGCTGGATTATTATACGGGAGATTACAAACCGATAGGTGGAACCAATGCCAACGCGCTGGGCATGAAGTATGCCTCCAACACATCGGATATCACGGGTCAAAACCTGTTCAATGGCAATATCAGTCGTACTACGGTTGCCTTATCTAAATTTAACTCAGGCAACCCCGTTGGATACAGTTACCGTTATGATCAGCTTAACCGCCTGGTACGCATGCGTCAGCATCAGCCAGCCGGAAGCGCCACCACCTGGGGCCTGAGCGATCGCAAAGAAGTGTTTGGAGAAGATATCAGCTACGATGGTAACGGGAATATACTAGGCTATCTCAGAAGAGGCGATAACACTGCCCGGCCGGTAATGGATAGTCTTTCTTACTACTACCCCCGGGATGCAGCAGGTAACCTCATATCCAACAGGTTGCGTCATATCCGGGATACAGTGAGTGCCGATGCTTATCAGTCGGATATCGATAATATGGTGGTAGATAATTATGGTTATGATCAGATAGGCAACCTGGTGCGGGATAACGATGCCAACATCGGAAATATTACCTGGTCGATATACGGTAAGATCAAAAGTATTAACTTTAACGACAATAGTTCTTTGTTATATAAGTATGATGCTGGTGGCAATCGTATCTATAAGGAATATACGAAAAGTGGTGTAATTACCAGGACCTGGTATGTGAGGGATGCTCAGGGGAATACCCTGGCGGTTTACGGCAACAAAAACGGAGATAACGGTACCTACTGGAAGGAGCAGCATTTGTATGGCAGTTCCAGGCTGGGAATGTGGCTTCCGGAGATGTCGGTAACCGGTGCGGTAGGGAATGCGTCGGTGCTATGGAACCAGGGAAATCTTAAGCGGTATGAGCTGAGTAATCATCTGGGGAATGAAATGGCGGTGATTTCCGATCAGCAGGCGAGCGGGAATGCGACGGTGTATAATATGACGGATTATGCGCCATTTGGGATGCAGATGGTGGGGAGGAAGTGGAGTGCTGCGGGGGGGTATCGCTATGGGTTTAATGGGAAGGAGAATGACAATGAGGTGAAGGGAGAAGGGAATCAGCAGGACTATGGATTTAGAATCTATGATCCACGTGTAGGCCGCTTCCTGAGTGTAGATCCGTTATCAAAGAAATATCCGTGGTATACACCGTATCAGTTCGCCGGAAATACACCAATACAAGCAATAGATCTTGATGGCGCTGAAGAATGGATGATGCAGCAGGCATTTGCGACAAAGCGAAAAGCTGAATTGAAGATTGCGCAAGCAGAGCAGATTGCAAGAGATAAAACAAGGATTCTTACAACGATCCCCGAGAACCACATAATGATGAAAATCGATGGGGTTATACAAATGGGTCCAGAATCAGTTGTTTTAAGAAATGCAGCAATTGCGAAGCAACGATATGATGAGGCATTGGCCTCGAGTATTACTGGACCATTCGGGGCAGCAGGATATTTAATTGGAGGTGATGAGAGCGCATTTAAATGGTCTACGGTAGATCATATTATGATGTCATTTGGTGGAATTCCTGCAGGAAATTCGAGTGTATTTCCTCATGAGTCAGAAATAGGACCAGCGAGATTTACACCATATACAGAGGCACGAGCGAATAGATTTTTCGGGAAATTAGATCCTTTGGTTAGAACCGTTGCTGAGGCTATAGAAAACAGTATGCCAAATTCTGTTTTGGCTGTAGAAAGGGAAATAAAGGACCAAAGGACAGGGAGAACTTTAACTGATTTTGATATTGAGTTGAATAACTATATAATTGAAGTTAATAATGGAAGTGCAACGGGTAAGTTTGCTCAAATTCGAGATAGAATTCAACCTCATACCAATAAGGAAGTTATTTTATTTAGCCCAAAGATGGGAGGATCTGTAGAGAAGAGTATGAAAGCAAATAATATCAGGGCCTTTAGAGATCTTAAGAGTTTAATAGAATATGTAACTCCTAAACAGAAATAA
- a CDS encoding nucleotidyltransferase domain-containing protein: protein MTRSSDALSSLGSAQGLDNVGVTDYKERVGAGVNTLSGIMILIIGEEVNAIMKLPQGLSRGSFSEMSSYLKQSVGEISNDIVVQGSRASGTAKATSDIDIAIKVGAERFDELITKAFGNPNAGSARWRTMEHAIKTGEITTGDAGLRGVEKNLQELLDMKVDLSIIKKGGAFDNGAQIPIKK, encoded by the coding sequence ATGACGCGCAGTAGTGATGCTTTATCTTCACTTGGGAGTGCACAAGGATTGGATAATGTCGGAGTGACAGATTACAAGGAGAGGGTAGGAGCAGGGGTAAATACATTATCAGGCATTATGATCCTTATTATAGGGGAGGAAGTAAACGCAATAATGAAGCTTCCACAGGGGCTTAGTAGGGGCAGTTTTAGTGAGATGTCATCGTACCTGAAACAAAGCGTGGGAGAAATTAGTAATGATATTGTTGTTCAGGGGAGCAGGGCTTCAGGAACAGCTAAGGCTACATCAGATATTGATATTGCTATCAAGGTTGGAGCAGAGCGGTTTGATGAATTAATAACCAAAGCATTTGGTAATCCTAATGCAGGTAGTGCTAGATGGAGAACAATGGAACATGCTATTAAAACGGGGGAAATTACTACTGGTGACGCTGGTCTTCGTGGAGTTGAAAAAAATCTGCAAGAGCTTCTTGATATGAAAGTTGATCTTTCTATAATAAAGAAAGGAGGCGCATTTGATAATGGGGCGCAAATTCCAATTAAAAAGTAA
- a CDS encoding RHS repeat-associated core domain-containing protein — translation MRLYRWGFNGKENDNEVKGEGNQQDYGFRIYDPRVARFLNVDPLSKKFPFYTPYQFAGNKPVVAIDLDGLEDVIYYDRINYHETKLTLETAFNLRNAFQNVMYFAADVVFSTSGGYKWRSVVERDENDMPIGLKTVWAGERTNTEQAVATVGDVLGVGSLYMGGHTGELQGVTMLAKSPNATVAGQISHMLGEIPKNIVTHELNEVVKDFKNVAFQVGKNRKLMLDKAGLTHILGRHHPNYRQGLDATIQSNFSNKTTVDNIVGTIRQIVRNNKDRIEQMMSGKGGTQGVFEVNGKTYQLGIDPKNKSRIGQFFEKQ, via the coding sequence GTGAGGTTATACCGTTGGGGTTTTAATGGGAAGGAGAATGATAATGAAGTGAAGGGGGAGGGGAATCAGCAGGATTATGGATTTAGAATATACGATCCACGTGTTGCAAGATTCCTAAATGTTGACCCCTTGTCGAAGAAATTTCCCTTTTACACTCCTTATCAGTTTGCAGGAAACAAACCTGTTGTTGCCATTGACCTTGACGGCTTAGAGGACGTTATTTATTATGACAGAATCAATTATCATGAGACAAAACTTACATTGGAAACAGCGTTTAATTTAAGAAATGCTTTTCAAAATGTAATGTACTTTGCTGCGGATGTTGTATTCTCAACAAGTGGTGGTTATAAATGGAGATCTGTTGTAGAAAGAGATGAAAATGATATGCCGATTGGACTCAAAACTGTTTGGGCTGGAGAGCGAACTAATACAGAACAGGCGGTTGCAACAGTGGGTGATGTATTAGGAGTAGGGTCTTTATATATGGGAGGACATACAGGGGAGCTACAGGGAGTTACTATGTTGGCAAAAAGTCCCAATGCTACTGTTGCCGGACAAATTAGCCACATGTTGGGCGAAATTCCTAAAAATATTGTTACACATGAATTGAACGAAGTTGTTAAAGATTTTAAAAATGTAGCCTTCCAAGTTGGAAAAAATCGGAAGTTGATGCTAGATAAAGCTGGATTAACTCATATTTTGGGTCGTCATCATCCTAATTATAGACAAGGATTAGATGCAACAATTCAATCAAATTTTTCGAACAAAACAACTGTTGACAATATTGTGGGTACGATTCGACAGATAGTAAGAAATAATAAGGATAGGATCGAGCAAATGATGAGTGGTAAAGGGGGCACACAAGGAGTTTTTGAGGTGAATGGCAAAACATATCAACTGGGTATAGATCCCAAGAATAAAAGTCGTATAGGTCAATTTTTTGAAAAACAATGA